Proteins from one Coregonus clupeaformis isolate EN_2021a chromosome 29, ASM2061545v1, whole genome shotgun sequence genomic window:
- the LOC121548180 gene encoding nuclear receptor ROR-alpha A isoform X1, with the protein MSRDAVKFGRMSKKQRDSLYAEVQKHRLQQAQQRDHHPHLNPQNPGEAVPLSPPYGLTDLHEDLGGYMEEHSPEGGNCPASKGGSDSGGVVGFYLDIQPSPDQSGLDINEHLGQNISKSHQDTCQYLREELQNMTWQAFFQEEIDTYQTKPEEVMWQLCAIKITEAIQYVVEFAKRIDGFMELCQNDQIVLLKAGSLEVVFIRMCRAFDSQNSTVYFDGKYAGTDVFKALGCDDLIRLVFEFGKSMCVMHLSEDEIALFSAYVLMSADRTWLQEKVKVEKLQQKIQLALQHVLQKNGREDVVLTKLICKVSTLRALVSRHTEKLTAFKATYPDVVQAHFPPLYKELFGSDVEQGSVSIDG; encoded by the exons ATGTCACGGGACG CGGTGAAGTTTGGCCGTAtgtccaagaagcagagagaCAGCCTGTATGCTGAGGTCCAGAAGCACCGTCTACAGCAGGCCCAGCAGAGagaccaccacccccacctcaaCCCCCAGAACCCGGGGGAGGCCgtgcccctctctcccccctacgGCCTCACCGACCTCCACGAAGACCTGGGAGGGTACATGGAGGAACACAGTCCTGAGGGGGGCAACTGCCCAGCCTCCAAGGGGGGCTCTGACTCAGGAGGAGTGGTGGGGTTCTACCTGGATATTCAGCCGTCTCCCGATCAGTCTGGTCTGGATATTAACG AACACCTGGGCCAGAACATCTCCAAGTCCCACCAGGATACGTGTCAGTACTTGAGGGAGGAGCTACAGAACATGACCTGGCAGGCCTTCTTCCAGGAAGAGATAGATACCTACCAGACAAAG CCGGAGGAGGTGATGTGGCAGCTGTGTGCCATCAAGATAACAGAGGCCATCCAGTACGTGGTGGAGTTCGCCAAACGCATCGACGGCTtcatggagctctgtcagaacgACCAGATAGTGCTGCTCAAAGCAG GGTCTCTTGAGGTGGTGTTCATCAGGATGTGTCGTGCCTTTGACTCTCAGAACAGCACCGTCTACTTTGATGGGAAATACGCCGGGACCGATGTCTTCAAAGCATTAG gttGTGATGATCTGATCCGGTTAGTCTTTGAGTTTGGGAAGAGTATGTGCGTCATGCATCTCTCTGAGGATGAGATCGCACTGTTCTCAGCCTACGTCTTGATGTCTGCAG ATCGGACATGGCTTCAGGAGAAGGTGAAGGTAGAGAAGCTGCAACAGAAGATCCAGCTGGCTCTCCAACATGTCCTTCAGAAGAACGGCAGAGAGGACGTGGTTCTCActaag tTGATATGCAAAGTGTCAACCCTGCGGGCGTTAGTCAGCCGGCATACAGAGAAGCTGACGGCCTTCAAAGCAACCTACCCAGACGTCGTCCAAGCCCACTTCCCTCCACTATACAAGGAGCTGTTCGGCTCAGACGTAGAACAGGGCTCCGTGTCCATAGACGGCTAG
- the LOC121548180 gene encoding nuclear receptor ROR-alpha A isoform X2 — protein MSRDAVKFGRMSKKQRDSLYAEVQKHRLQQAQQRDHHPHLNPQNPGEAVPLSPPYGLTDLHEDLGGYMEEHSPEGGNCPASKGGSDSGGVVGFYLDIQPSPDQSGLDINGIKPEPLCDYGSNQGFFPYCSLTNGETSPTVSMAELEHLGQNISKSHQDTCQYLREELQNMTWQAFFQEEIDTYQTKPEEVMWQLCAIKITEAIQYVVEFAKRIDGFMELCQNDQIVLLKAGSLEVVFIRMCRAFDSQNSTVYFDGKYAGTDVFKALGCDDLIRLVFEFGKSMCVMHLSEDEIALFSAYVLMSADRTWLQEKVKHC, from the exons ATGTCACGGGACG CGGTGAAGTTTGGCCGTAtgtccaagaagcagagagaCAGCCTGTATGCTGAGGTCCAGAAGCACCGTCTACAGCAGGCCCAGCAGAGagaccaccacccccacctcaaCCCCCAGAACCCGGGGGAGGCCgtgcccctctctcccccctacgGCCTCACCGACCTCCACGAAGACCTGGGAGGGTACATGGAGGAACACAGTCCTGAGGGGGGCAACTGCCCAGCCTCCAAGGGGGGCTCTGACTCAGGAGGAGTGGTGGGGTTCTACCTGGATATTCAGCCGTCTCCCGATCAGTCTGGTCTGGATATTAACGGTATAAAACCGGAGCCTCTGTGTGATTATGGTTCCAACCAGGGTTTTTTCCCCTACTGTTCCCTCACCAACGGAGAGACGTCTCCCACAGTCTCTATGGCTGAGCTAG AACACCTGGGCCAGAACATCTCCAAGTCCCACCAGGATACGTGTCAGTACTTGAGGGAGGAGCTACAGAACATGACCTGGCAGGCCTTCTTCCAGGAAGAGATAGATACCTACCAGACAAAG CCGGAGGAGGTGATGTGGCAGCTGTGTGCCATCAAGATAACAGAGGCCATCCAGTACGTGGTGGAGTTCGCCAAACGCATCGACGGCTtcatggagctctgtcagaacgACCAGATAGTGCTGCTCAAAGCAG GGTCTCTTGAGGTGGTGTTCATCAGGATGTGTCGTGCCTTTGACTCTCAGAACAGCACCGTCTACTTTGATGGGAAATACGCCGGGACCGATGTCTTCAAAGCATTAG gttGTGATGATCTGATCCGGTTAGTCTTTGAGTTTGGGAAGAGTATGTGCGTCATGCATCTCTCTGAGGATGAGATCGCACTGTTCTCAGCCTACGTCTTGATGTCTGCAG ATCGGACATGGCTTCAGGAGAAGGTGAAGCATTGTTAA